In one Cryptomeria japonica unplaced genomic scaffold, Sugi_1.0 HiC_scaffold_632, whole genome shotgun sequence genomic region, the following are encoded:
- the LOC131872507 gene encoding pathogenesis-related protein 1-like: MVAGSFSIEIESPVEAKRLWKATVDTHNLLPKQAPGLISGITLVQGDGGVGTIRHVNFTPANKDFSYMKEKVDLVDEANLVYGYSLVEGGMLGEKVASVSHKIKYTPKPGGNGGCITTFTCNYDSLPGVPQDEAKIEEIKANNTGLFKQVEEYLIANPTLYC, encoded by the exons atggTGGCAGGAAGTTTCAGCATTGAAATAGAGTCTCCAGTGGAGGCAAAAAGGCTGTGGAAAGCAACTGTGGACACCCACAACTTATTGCCAAAGCAAGCACCAGGCCTCATATCGGGCATCACACTTGTTCAAGGTGATGGAGGAGTTGGTACCATTCGACACGTTAATTTCACTCCTG CCAACAAAGATTTTAGCTATATGAAAGAGAAAGTGGACTTAGTTGACGAGGCCAACCTGGTTTATGGTTACAGCCTTGTGGAAGGAGGAATGTTGGGGGAAAAGGTAGCGTCAGTAAGCCACAAGATTAAATACACCCCTAAACCAGGGGGTAATGGTGGATGCATTACCACATTTACCTGCAACTACGATAGCCTACCTGGTGTTCCCCAGGATGAAGCCAAAATTGAGGAGATCAAGGCCAACAACACTGGTTTGTTCAAGCA